The Terriglobus roseus sequence GTGCGTGCGGACGGGTTGGTAAAGCGAACCGAGAACAAACGGTCCGCGGCATAACCATTGGATTCGAAAAGCCATGTGATGCCAATCCACTTGGCTGCATCGTCACCGTTGCCGTGGACGAACACAATTGGTTCAGCTGGCACCGAAGCAGCCCCGGCCTGTGCGCGTGAAGACACGAAACAGGCCAGGACAGCAGCCATAGCAAACAGAAGTGCGCGGGTGCGCGTGATCAAAGATCCGTTCATCTTAGAAAGACACCTTCAGCGCAAACTGCAGCTGACGTTGCGGGTAAGTGGAAGAGATGCGGCCAAACGTTGTGTTGGAGATATTACCGTCCGGCGCGGTGAAGTTGGAATGGTTGAACAGATTAAACGCTTCCGCGCGGAACTGTCCCTGAATGCCCTCATGAATCGGAATTCGCTTAGAAACACCCAGATCCGTCTGGTAATACGCATAGCCACGGAAGCTGTTCCGGCGGGCGTTGCCGAAGGGTGCATAGTACTGCGGTACGGATACGTTCGCGGCATTCAGGTACGTGAGCGGCGTGCGTGCTGCACCTGTATTGACCGGGTTACCCAGAACGTTGGGCCGCGACGCATTGCGTCCCAGCACGCTGATGACAGGTACCACCTGCTGCTGCGCGTTCGGCGTGTAGGTCAGTGTTACCGGCTCCCCGGAGCGTGCGTTGATGATGGTATTGGCTTCCCATCCGCCCACAAGGCCACCAACCATACCGCGAGTGTTTCCCAGAAAGCGACGGCCAGGACCAAAGGGTAGTTGATAGACAATGCTGGTCACGTTGTTAACAGGCCGATCAACGTTGGAGATACCGTAGTCGGCTGCGACATTATTCACATCCTGCACCGCGGTGTTGTTGCCGTTGTTGTTATCAAAGGCTTGTGACGCCACATCCATTGCCTTGGACCACGTGAAGCTGTTCAGGAAGAAGAGGCCGTTGGCCGAACTCTTCTGCACACGCGCCTGCAGGCTGTTGTAGTTGCCGTAGCCATACGGCAGCGTGGCAGCGATAGAGCTGTACGCCTGGTTGGGACGACGCAGTTCCACATTGGTGTTCTCACCCACGGCATTAGGGCGGGCCTGATTGATGTCGTTGATGATGATCAGATTGCCCGAGTTATTGCCGACATAGGCCAGATCCAGCATCCACTGCGATGGCAACTGTTGCTGGACGGAAGCGTAATAGCTGCCGACATGCACCGAAGGTGAGTCTGCCGGGATGTACTGCACCGTGCTGCTGCGCGGATCGAAATTGGCGGAGGAAGCGAAGCCATCGGGATAACCCGCCTGCGTGTTGCGGAAGGTGGGCGACGTTGGGCTCGACTGCGTCACGGTCGCCAGCACAAAGCGCGGGCCGTTATACGCCAGATAGCTGGTGCCGGTGCGGTTGAAGTTGCTGTAGGTGTCGCCATAGCCAGCATGCACTACCGTGCCAGTGCGTGGCTGCCACGCGATACCAACTCGCGGGGCCAGGTTGTTGGTGTCCATGTGTACCAGGCCGCGGTCATAGATGGAACCGCTTTTCGCCAGGATGATGGAGTTGGTCGGTGGGTTGTAGTTCGAGAGCAGGTTGTCACGCTCATAGAAGGGCGTCACCAGTTCATAGCGCAGACCAAGGTTCAGCGTTACGGCAGGGGTCACCTTCCAGTCGTCCTGCACGTAGGCAAAGCCCGACTGCTGGCGATGATGCACGAGACCCGGATTGACAAGCTGGTACTGGCTGCGAGCGCCGAACAGGAAGTCTGCGAGGCTGTAGAGCGCCTGGTTGGTCGTGGTGAGTGAGGCGCCCGCCGGTGCGGAGAACAGACCGGAGTAGACGTCACGTCCGAGGATCGGATTCACGTCCAGCGTCTCTACACCGAGCCACTGGTATTCCAGGCCAGCCTTCAATGTCTGGCGGCCGAGCACGCGGGTGTAGTTCACCTTGGGGTCATACAGCGTGGGGTGCTGAAACTGTGGACTGGTCGCCTGGCGGCCAAGCGCGCTGAAGCCAAGCAGTGTCTCCGACGAGATGCCGCCGGTATATAGCGGATCCGTGGGCAGGCCGCCGATGCCGAACAAGGTCTGCATGCTGGGGCCACCGGCCAGTGGGGGTGCCTTACCTGCGTCAGAGTGCGAATAGCCCATGCGGACTTCGAGCAGGTTGTTTGCGTTGATGGTCCACGTCAGACCACCTGC is a genomic window containing:
- a CDS encoding TonB-dependent receptor — its product is MRKLLIPLVCLFVHPALCSAQFDTGSVLGTAIDPSGAYIPDAHVTIREVNKGIVFTTTTTSSGEFTFPSVPLGRYELSADKSGFGKFSASAFELTIGARQRVDVRLAPGEVQTAVTVTAEAAQLQTDTSDRGQTINTEEIRELPLNGRAYSELVFLSTGVVRSPSSYGSSSSLREGSFNVNGLRSTANNFLLDGIDNNYFGTSNQGLSNQVVQPPPDAIAEFRAVTNNASAEFGRAGGATVNASLRSGTNAFHGSVWEYFRNTSLNAAGYFKSAAGKPRLNRNQFGGTFGGPIWRDESFFFADYEGYREVSSSVAFASLPTVAQRLGQLGIPVKNPFTGVVYANGVIPAADIIRFASGALATLPTPTSAGISNNFTTLYRIQDFRNKGDVKIDHYFSSNVRVFGRYSQSAFNVFDPGIIPGVAGGNGNGSQIVPIRSIAGGLTWTINANNLLEVRMGYSHSDAGKAPPLAGGPSMQTLFGIGGLPTDPLYTGGISSETLLGFSALGRQATSPQFQHPTLYDPKVNYTRVLGRQTLKAGLEYQWLGVETLDVNPILGRDVYSGLFSAPAGASLTTTNQALYSLADFLFGARSQYQLVNPGLVHHRQQSGFAYVQDDWKVTPAVTLNLGLRYELVTPFYERDNLLSNYNPPTNSIILAKSGSIYDRGLVHMDTNNLAPRVGIAWQPRTGTVVHAGYGDTYSNFNRTGTSYLAYNGPRFVLATVTQSSPTSPTFRNTQAGYPDGFASSANFDPRSSTVQYIPADSPSVHVGSYYASVQQQLPSQWMLDLAYVGNNSGNLIIINDINQARPNAVGENTNVELRRPNQAYSSIAATLPYGYGNYNSLQARVQKSSANGLFFLNSFTWSKAMDVASQAFDNNNGNNTAVQDVNNVAADYGISNVDRPVNNVTSIVYQLPFGPGRRFLGNTRGMVGGLVGGWEANTIINARSGEPVTLTYTPNAQQQVVPVISVLGRNASRPNVLGNPVNTGAARTPLTYLNAANVSVPQYYAPFGNARRNSFRGYAYYQTDLGVSKRIPIHEGIQGQFRAEAFNLFNHSNFTAPDGNISNTTFGRISSTYPQRQLQFALKVSF